A single window of Rhizobiaceae bacterium DNA harbors:
- a CDS encoding DoxX family protein: MSGTWTTKPSGDRLAICGWIVSGLVTAFLLIDATMKLLALPIVLEMNGQIGFPGAAMARELGIILLVCTVLYIVPRTTALGAILLTGYLGGAIATHLRVGSPLVTHTLFGVFLGLFIWGGLYLRDARIRELIPFRSGV; this comes from the coding sequence ATGTCCGGCACCTGGACGACGAAACCGAGCGGAGACCGCCTGGCAATATGCGGCTGGATAGTAAGCGGCCTCGTCACCGCATTCCTTCTGATCGATGCAACGATGAAACTCCTGGCGCTACCAATTGTGCTGGAGATGAACGGGCAGATTGGTTTCCCGGGCGCGGCGATGGCGCGTGAACTGGGTATCATCCTTCTGGTTTGCACCGTTCTTTATATTGTGCCGCGCACTACGGCGTTGGGTGCGATACTGCTGACCGGCTACCTTGGAGGCGCGATCGCTACTCATCTTCGCGTTGGCAGTCCGCTTGTCACACATACTCTGTTTGGTGTTTTCCTGGGACTCTTCATCTGGGGAGGGCTGTATCTGCGCGATGCGAGGATACGGGAGCTGATCCCCTTCAGGAGCGGTGTCTGA
- a CDS encoding DJ-1/PfpI family protein yields the protein MFARYVIWSGLALLALALAGFGAWIFSLPMPSRAEAQAVPQGEMDAMLASLKPPKRERPLVVVVGINDATETNDYLMPTGILRRADIADVVLLATGPGPVKLYPALAVEPDATVAEFDARNPEGADYVIVPAMNRDDDPVVLAWLQEQAKKGATVIAVCAGAKVAAAAGLLDGKRATTHWYYRKGMFDQNPSITYVADRRMVTDKGVATTTGITAAMPMMLTLIEAIAGRQKAEAVARDIGLPVWSARHSSSAFRFTRPFATTVLGNVLAFWNREQVGVELRPGMDEVSLGLIADAWSRTYRSKAVTFAPTAAAVETRNGIRVIPDDGAGNWSQEKRVSIFPDRKPVDALNQTLRAIAARYSERTADVVAMQLEYPWPGRVR from the coding sequence ATGTTTGCGCGTTACGTCATCTGGAGCGGGCTGGCGCTGTTGGCCCTGGCACTGGCCGGCTTCGGCGCCTGGATATTCAGCCTGCCCATGCCGAGCCGCGCCGAGGCGCAGGCGGTACCGCAGGGTGAAATGGACGCCATGCTGGCTTCGTTGAAGCCGCCGAAGCGGGAACGGCCCCTGGTCGTCGTCGTCGGCATCAATGATGCCACCGAGACCAACGATTACCTGATGCCGACAGGAATCCTGCGCCGGGCTGACATTGCCGACGTGGTTCTGCTGGCGACCGGACCCGGCCCGGTCAAGCTATATCCGGCGCTTGCCGTGGAACCCGACGCGACGGTCGCGGAATTCGATGCACGCAATCCCGAAGGCGCCGACTATGTAATCGTTCCGGCCATGAACCGCGACGACGACCCGGTCGTCCTCGCCTGGCTTCAGGAACAGGCGAAGAAGGGAGCGACCGTCATCGCTGTTTGCGCCGGCGCCAAGGTCGCCGCCGCCGCCGGCCTCCTCGACGGCAAGCGCGCGACGACGCATTGGTACTATCGGAAAGGGATGTTCGATCAGAATCCGTCGATCACCTATGTGGCCGACCGGCGAATGGTGACGGACAAGGGCGTCGCGACGACCACCGGCATTACGGCGGCCATGCCGATGATGCTGACGCTGATCGAGGCTATTGCCGGACGGCAGAAGGCGGAAGCGGTCGCCCGCGATATCGGCCTGCCCGTCTGGAGCGCCCGCCATTCAAGCAGCGCCTTCCGGTTCACGCGGCCCTTCGCGACGACGGTGCTCGGCAATGTCCTCGCCTTCTGGAACCGCGAGCAGGTTGGCGTGGAGCTTCGGCCGGGCATGGACGAAGTGTCGCTCGGCCTGATCGCCGATGCCTGGTCGCGGACCTACAGGTCGAAGGCGGTGACGTTCGCCCCGACGGCGGCAGCGGTCGAGACCCGCAACGGCATTCGGGTCATTCCGGACGACGGCGCCGGTAACTGGTCGCAGGAGAAGCGCGTTTCCATCTTCCCGGACCGGAAACCGGTGGACGCTCTCAACCAGACGCTCCGCGCCATCGCTGCACGTTACAGCGAACGCACCGCCGATGTCGTCGCGATGCAGCTTGAGTACCCTTGGCCGGGAAGGGTGCGATAA
- a CDS encoding methyltransferase domain-containing protein — MTDIHVGFQNADRATEAETLFRFLDEVSALDSIQSYRRQMLELHPPTSSDHVLDIGCGIGNSTLDLASKVGEAGLIIGVDKSETLIAEARRRAEGLDMSVAFQIGDACRLDHPDDHFDLCRIERVLMYIETPERALDEMIRVLRPGGHFALFEFDYDCIVVDAPDKRLTERIVQLASDSIPSPWIGRRLPGLLRERGGRNLTVTPHMVFTPLDQFHRVMDGTTRTAIRQGDLEAAAVDRWWSDLERSETDGAFFAGFLGFMVCGDSEMRDQ, encoded by the coding sequence ATGACAGACATTCACGTCGGCTTTCAGAATGCGGACCGCGCCACCGAGGCGGAGACGCTGTTCAGATTTCTGGATGAAGTCAGCGCTCTGGACTCCATCCAGTCCTATCGCCGGCAAATGCTGGAACTGCATCCGCCAACATCGTCGGATCACGTTCTCGACATCGGATGCGGAATCGGCAACAGCACGCTGGACCTTGCGTCGAAGGTGGGCGAAGCCGGCTTGATCATCGGCGTCGACAAAAGCGAAACGCTGATCGCAGAAGCACGGCGGCGGGCCGAAGGTCTTGACATGTCAGTTGCCTTTCAGATCGGCGACGCCTGCCGGCTGGACCATCCGGACGATCATTTCGACCTGTGCCGTATCGAACGCGTGCTCATGTACATCGAGACGCCCGAACGTGCGCTCGACGAAATGATCCGGGTGCTGCGTCCCGGCGGCCACTTCGCGCTCTTCGAGTTCGACTACGATTGCATCGTGGTGGATGCACCCGACAAACGACTGACGGAGCGGATCGTTCAACTCGCTTCCGACTCCATCCCCAGCCCGTGGATCGGGCGCCGTTTGCCGGGGCTGCTGCGCGAGCGGGGTGGGCGAAACCTGACCGTGACCCCCCACATGGTCTTTACGCCACTCGACCAGTTTCACCGGGTGATGGACGGAACGACGCGCACCGCGATCAGGCAAGGCGATCTTGAGGCTGCCGCGGTCGACCGATGGTGGAGCGATCTCGAGCGATCGGAAACCGACGGTGCATTCTTCGCCGGTTTCCTTGGTTTCATGGTCTGCGGCGATTCAGAGATGCGCGATCAATAG
- a CDS encoding DUF4336 domain-containing protein, which translates to MLKEFGPNIWITDGPTVTAAAGFRYPTRMTIMRLSNSDLVLWSPTALTDDLRAEVETLGAVRYLVPPNSLHHTFLGDWQRAYPDATVYAPPGLREKRKDIRFDADFSDGPIAAWAGEIDHAIMWGNRITTEVVFFHRQSGTAIFTDLIQQFPRGWFKGWRALVARLDLMTAAEPTVPRKFRVAFTDRHAARESLRRILAWPTEKVIVAHGPPITDEGQAFLRRAFRWLGD; encoded by the coding sequence ATGCTAAAGGAGTTCGGCCCGAATATCTGGATCACGGACGGGCCAACGGTCACGGCGGCGGCCGGATTTCGCTATCCCACCCGCATGACCATCATGAGGTTGAGCAATAGCGATCTGGTCCTTTGGTCGCCAACGGCGCTCACGGACGATCTTCGCGCCGAGGTCGAGACGTTGGGGGCGGTGCGGTATCTGGTCCCTCCCAACTCCCTCCATCACACATTCCTTGGCGACTGGCAGCGGGCATATCCTGACGCCACGGTCTATGCGCCGCCCGGCCTGCGGGAGAAACGCAAGGATATTAGGTTCGACGCTGATTTCAGCGATGGCCCTATCGCGGCATGGGCAGGGGAGATTGACCACGCGATCATGTGGGGCAACCGGATCACAACGGAAGTCGTTTTCTTTCACCGCCAGAGCGGGACCGCGATTTTCACCGATCTGATTCAGCAATTCCCGCGCGGATGGTTCAAGGGCTGGCGGGCGCTTGTTGCCCGACTGGACCTGATGACGGCCGCCGAACCTACGGTGCCGCGAAAATTTCGGGTCGCCTTCACCGACCGACATGCCGCGCGTGAATCTCTCCGGCGTATTCTGGCATGGCCTACGGAAAAGGTGATTGTAGCGCACGGCCCGCCGATCACCGATGAGGGGCAAGCGTTCCTGCGCCGCGCGTTTCGCTGGTTAGGTGACTAG
- a CDS encoding TetR/AcrR family transcriptional regulator, which translates to MAIPKRTERSRILILDAADAAFREKGFAATSVEEIAMRAGLTRKTVYNLFASKDEIASQLIARVEANDAPYRDRIEAGGDVLPLLESVFLDSARWCLANPSLAKLALVPAERPSLEPPPDRPSFQRLVRDILILGQRQGVIRKDDDPNFMALVLLGIYGQAMLSALAGGQFTEAEIRHIIRIVVEGIGECSSRRGVLSRNS; encoded by the coding sequence ATGGCAATCCCGAAGCGAACGGAACGGTCCCGAATCCTAATCCTCGATGCTGCCGACGCGGCGTTTCGGGAGAAGGGATTTGCTGCCACTTCCGTTGAGGAAATCGCGATGCGGGCGGGCCTGACCCGCAAGACGGTCTACAATTTGTTCGCCTCGAAAGACGAAATCGCCTCGCAGCTCATAGCCCGCGTGGAAGCAAACGACGCGCCCTATCGCGATCGAATAGAGGCCGGCGGCGATGTGCTTCCCTTGCTCGAAAGCGTCTTTCTCGACAGCGCGCGCTGGTGCTTGGCGAACCCCTCGCTTGCGAAGCTGGCCCTTGTCCCGGCCGAGCGGCCATCCCTTGAGCCGCCCCCCGATCGACCATCATTCCAGCGGCTTGTCAGAGATATTCTGATACTCGGCCAACGGCAGGGTGTTATTCGCAAGGATGATGACCCCAATTTCATGGCGTTGGTTCTTCTTGGAATCTACGGGCAGGCGATGCTTTCAGCCCTCGCCGGAGGGCAGTTCACCGAGGCCGAAATCAGACACATCATCCGTATCGTCGTTGAGGGCATCGGGGAGTGTTCATCGCGGCGAGGTGTCTTGTCGCGCAACTCCTGA
- a CDS encoding glutathione S-transferase family protein codes for MSDIIFYTNPMSRGRIVRWMLEELGQPYEARILDFGPQMKSPDYLAINPMGKVPAVQHGRTVVTEAAACCAYLAAAFPEAGLAPAPGTRASAAYLRWMFFAAGPGEAAITNASFGFDLPDDPQARGRSGYGSLELVADALAAMLSDGRDYATGEAFSAADVYVGSQILWGRRLGTLPDRPGFAEYTAHLTARPAAVRAREIDDALISTPG; via the coding sequence ATGTCCGATATCATCTTCTACACAAATCCTATGTCACGCGGACGCATTGTGCGTTGGATGCTGGAGGAACTGGGTCAGCCTTACGAGGCGCGGATACTGGATTTTGGACCCCAGATGAAATCGCCCGACTATCTGGCGATCAACCCTATGGGCAAGGTGCCGGCCGTGCAGCATGGGCGCACCGTGGTGACCGAAGCCGCCGCCTGCTGCGCCTACCTCGCCGCAGCCTTCCCCGAGGCGGGGCTCGCCCCGGCCCCGGGCACCCGCGCGAGTGCGGCCTACCTGCGCTGGATGTTCTTCGCCGCCGGGCCGGGTGAGGCGGCGATTACCAATGCCTCCTTCGGTTTCGATCTGCCCGACGACCCACAGGCGCGAGGGCGGTCCGGGTACGGCTCGCTGGAGCTGGTTGCCGACGCGCTTGCCGCGATGCTGTCGGACGGGCGGGACTATGCCACCGGGGAGGCGTTCAGCGCCGCGGATGTCTATGTGGGCTCGCAAATCCTCTGGGGAAGGAGGCTCGGCACCTTACCAGACCGACCGGGGTTTGCAGAATACACAGCACACCTAACGGCGCGCCCCGCAGCGGTGCGGGCACGCGAAATCGACGACGCGCTAATATCAACGCCGGGTTGA
- a CDS encoding GNAT family N-acetyltransferase has protein sequence MRIRTAHADDAEGACEVLRRSIKELCVADHGDDLQSIEGWLSNKTPENVRSWIAAPTQRLLVAEKDGRIVGIGGATEAGEITLNYVSPDARFQGVSKAILAALEGYLREKGQKRSTLSSTLTAHQFYCTAGYENAGEPQAWGKLRSQPMAKTL, from the coding sequence ATGCGAATTAGGACAGCCCATGCGGATGACGCCGAAGGTGCATGTGAAGTTCTTCGCAGGTCGATCAAGGAGCTATGTGTTGCTGACCATGGCGACGATCTACAGTCGATTGAGGGGTGGCTTAGCAACAAAACACCCGAGAATGTCCGGTCTTGGATTGCTGCCCCGACACAGCGTCTGTTGGTTGCCGAAAAGGATGGGAGAATTGTCGGCATAGGAGGCGCTACAGAGGCTGGCGAGATCACGTTGAACTATGTATCGCCGGATGCTCGATTTCAGGGGGTAAGCAAGGCGATCTTGGCCGCGCTCGAAGGGTATCTACGCGAGAAGGGACAGAAGCGCAGCACCCTTTCGAGCACTCTTACGGCGCATCAATTCTATTGCACTGCTGGCTATGAGAACGCAGGCGAGCCGCAAGCATGGGGCAAATTGCGCAGTCAGCCGATGGCGAAGACGTTATAA
- a CDS encoding YafY family transcriptional regulator: MAAHDIARTVEVSTRTVYRDIIALQAMRVPIEGEAGIGYVMREGFDLPPLMFTADEVEAIVVGLSLIGRTGDADLLAAASRVSQKITDILPDANASRIEGSPLHVSRWNAIPPSPVEYRTMRQAIREERKLHLRYQDAQARCTERTVRPIALVYYVDNVILAAWCELRQDFRHFRADRMDACIAADSFFAGEGDGLRTEWRARHELFSNL, translated from the coding sequence GTGGCGGCCCACGACATAGCCAGGACCGTCGAAGTCAGCACGAGAACTGTCTATCGGGATATTATCGCGTTGCAGGCCATGCGGGTGCCGATCGAAGGCGAGGCCGGCATTGGCTATGTCATGCGCGAAGGCTTCGACCTGCCGCCGCTTATGTTCACCGCCGATGAGGTCGAGGCGATTGTCGTCGGCCTCTCGCTGATCGGACGGACCGGCGATGCCGACCTGTTGGCGGCCGCCTCTCGCGTCAGCCAGAAGATCACTGACATTCTCCCTGACGCGAACGCCAGCCGAATTGAAGGATCGCCCTTACACGTTTCCCGCTGGAACGCCATTCCTCCTTCCCCGGTGGAGTATCGGACGATGCGACAAGCGATCCGGGAGGAACGGAAGCTCCATCTGCGCTATCAGGACGCTCAGGCTCGTTGCACCGAGCGCACCGTTCGGCCGATCGCGCTCGTTTACTACGTGGATAACGTCATCCTTGCGGCCTGGTGTGAGCTGCGACAGGATTTCCGACATTTCCGTGCCGACCGCATGGATGCCTGCATCGCAGCCGACAGCTTCTTTGCAGGCGAAGGCGATGGATTACGCACCGAATGGCGTGCGCGCCACGAACTGTTCTCCAATCTCTGA
- a CDS encoding DMT family transporter: protein MSAAEYRLGLLLVTASAIAWSTAGFFTRLIPLDSWTLLAWRGVFGALGIAIVIVALERRSAWQKVRDMGWPGWLFAAVSALGMVFFITSLRHTTVAHVAVIYATVPFIAAAFAWLVMRERPSRNAVFASFTALVGIILMVGLGVEGGLFGDLLAFGMTLCMAGMMVIARRFHNIPTMPAACLSALLSGLVCWPFGEPLAVSGHELLLLSLFGLVNSAVGLTLFTLGARLLPAIETALIGSLDAPLAPLWVWLAFNETPSGSTLIGGLIVFAAVAIHIIVEARKRQDTVPMQGSGLTGCLSTPQISGDADTSGP from the coding sequence ATGAGCGCGGCCGAATACCGCCTTGGGCTGCTGTTGGTCACGGCATCGGCTATAGCGTGGAGCACGGCGGGCTTCTTCACCCGTCTCATTCCGCTGGATAGTTGGACCCTACTAGCTTGGCGCGGTGTCTTCGGCGCACTCGGCATCGCGATCGTGATTGTCGCCCTGGAGCGCCGTAGCGCATGGCAGAAGGTTCGGGATATGGGCTGGCCCGGTTGGCTGTTCGCCGCCGTCTCGGCGCTCGGGATGGTGTTTTTCATCACCTCGCTCAGGCATACGACCGTTGCGCATGTTGCTGTGATCTACGCGACGGTCCCCTTTATCGCCGCCGCTTTCGCCTGGCTCGTGATGCGGGAGCGGCCGTCTCGGAATGCCGTCTTTGCCAGCTTTACCGCGTTGGTCGGGATCATCCTGATGGTCGGGCTTGGCGTAGAGGGCGGCCTGTTCGGAGATCTTCTGGCATTCGGCATGACCCTTTGCATGGCAGGAATGATGGTCATCGCGAGGCGGTTCCACAACATTCCCACTATGCCAGCCGCGTGCCTGTCGGCCCTGTTGAGCGGGCTGGTGTGTTGGCCGTTCGGGGAACCGCTCGCCGTCTCCGGACACGAGCTGCTTCTGTTGAGTCTGTTCGGCCTCGTGAACTCGGCTGTCGGCCTTACCCTGTTCACCCTCGGAGCGCGATTGCTGCCGGCGATCGAGACGGCGTTGATCGGCTCCCTGGACGCGCCGCTCGCCCCGTTATGGGTCTGGCTGGCTTTCAACGAGACGCCGAGCGGCAGCACGCTTATCGGCGGATTGATCGTCTTCGCTGCCGTCGCCATTCACATCATCGTGGAGGCAAGGAAACGGCAGGACACCGTTCCTATGCAGGGTAGCGGGTTGACCGGTTGCCTTTCGACACCTCAAATCAGCGGTGACGCGGACACCAGCGGGCCGTGA
- a CDS encoding DMT family transporter: protein MFAASGAAAKLLSPDLTTFSLVFWRNLISFACVLLWFALFGFPTLRSEKLHLHIARGVASYLAFLTYFYAISAIPLANAVLLQSTSPIFIPILALLVLRRLSDRNVWIGVVIGFLGVALVLKPAEMTVSIGEAAGLAAGALGGVAALVIWCMAETESAQRQMFYFTLFTLACSIVMLPWTWQMPTLNQILPLLAVGIFSTLAQLFFALGCTVAPADKVVTWSYTSVIFAGLIGFLTWNERIDFVAALGMGLVVIGGRWASHIRRQRPATCEL from the coding sequence ATGTTTGCAGCCTCCGGAGCTGCCGCCAAACTGCTTTCTCCCGACCTTACGACGTTCTCACTGGTTTTCTGGCGCAACCTGATCAGCTTCGCCTGCGTGCTTCTATGGTTTGCGCTTTTCGGTTTTCCTACGCTACGATCCGAGAAGCTTCATCTTCATATTGCGCGTGGCGTCGCTTCCTATCTCGCCTTCCTGACCTATTTCTACGCGATCAGCGCGATCCCTCTCGCCAATGCAGTCCTCCTGCAATCGACGTCGCCTATTTTCATTCCCATTCTGGCTTTGCTTGTGCTTCGTCGTTTATCTGACCGGAACGTATGGATCGGTGTGGTGATAGGCTTCCTTGGCGTTGCCCTTGTTCTGAAGCCTGCGGAAATGACCGTTTCGATAGGGGAAGCGGCCGGCCTCGCCGCTGGAGCACTCGGCGGGGTGGCGGCGTTGGTGATCTGGTGCATGGCGGAAACTGAATCCGCGCAGCGTCAGATGTTCTATTTCACCCTATTCACCCTTGCCTGTTCCATCGTCATGCTGCCCTGGACGTGGCAAATGCCCACGCTGAACCAGATATTGCCCCTGCTTGCCGTTGGGATATTCTCGACGCTCGCGCAATTATTTTTCGCGTTGGGGTGTACCGTTGCGCCGGCCGACAAGGTGGTTACGTGGAGCTACACATCGGTGATCTTCGCCGGATTGATCGGTTTTCTCACCTGGAACGAGCGGATCGACTTCGTTGCCGCATTGGGAATGGGCCTCGTGGTTATCGGCGGAAGATGGGCGTCGCATATCCGACGCCAACGCCCTGCAACCTGCGAATTGTGA
- a CDS encoding IS1182 family transposase, with amino-acid sequence MAHLSGTDRSQLLLLPEAVDDYVGPNNPVRFIEAFVDGLDLSAAGFVRVAARETGRPGYDPADLLKLYVYGYINRVRSSRRLEAETHRNIEVIWLLRHLKPDFRTIADFRRVNRVAFKQVFRDFVILCRQLDLFGRELLAVDGTRIKAVNNKDRNFTRGTLAKFIREADEKLADYMKRLDAGDADEERASGGNGSGGDLAEKIAAIKGKRARHKALLDELERTGDDQISLTDPDARAMARMTKVGVGYNIQLAVDVKHKLIAEQEVSNQVLDMGLLAPTTAAAMETLGVEQIEAVADRGYFKIEDIEACENAGITAYVPKPIRGPAVREGFFSKDDFRYDAARDAYICPGQQVLSARYESKSRDNVKIDYSNRDACKACHLRERCTKTFRRVSRLENEAVLDRMAARLAARPEVLDRRRESVEHPFGTIKQWMNQGAFLMRRLENVRGEFSLTALAYNIKRAITIVGVPGLIAAAKA; translated from the coding sequence ATGGCGCATCTTTCAGGAACAGACCGCTCGCAATTGCTGCTTCTGCCGGAGGCGGTTGATGACTACGTTGGGCCGAACAACCCGGTCCGCTTCATAGAGGCCTTCGTTGACGGCCTCGATCTTTCTGCCGCCGGGTTCGTGCGGGTGGCGGCGAGGGAGACGGGGCGTCCGGGTTACGATCCGGCCGATCTTCTTAAATTGTACGTGTACGGCTACATCAATCGCGTGCGCTCAAGCCGGCGGCTGGAGGCCGAGACGCACCGCAATATCGAGGTGATCTGGCTGCTCCGGCACCTGAAGCCGGATTTCCGCACCATTGCCGATTTCCGGCGCGTGAACCGGGTGGCCTTCAAACAGGTATTCCGCGACTTCGTCATCCTTTGCCGCCAGCTTGACCTGTTCGGCCGCGAGCTTCTGGCTGTGGACGGCACGCGCATCAAGGCGGTGAACAACAAGGACCGCAACTTCACGCGCGGCACTCTAGCGAAGTTCATCCGCGAGGCGGACGAGAAGCTGGCCGACTATATGAAGCGGCTGGACGCGGGCGATGCCGACGAGGAGAGGGCGAGCGGCGGCAACGGCTCGGGCGGCGATCTGGCGGAGAAGATCGCGGCGATCAAGGGCAAGCGCGCCCGGCATAAGGCGCTGCTGGATGAACTGGAGCGCACCGGCGACGATCAGATCTCGCTGACGGACCCGGATGCCCGCGCCATGGCGCGCATGACGAAGGTCGGCGTCGGTTACAACATCCAGCTCGCCGTCGATGTGAAGCACAAGCTGATCGCCGAACAGGAAGTGAGCAACCAGGTCCTCGACATGGGGCTGCTCGCGCCGACGACCGCGGCGGCAATGGAGACACTCGGCGTAGAGCAGATCGAGGCCGTCGCCGATCGCGGCTACTTCAAGATCGAGGACATAGAGGCTTGCGAGAATGCGGGTATCACCGCCTACGTACCCAAACCGATCCGCGGTCCTGCCGTGCGCGAGGGGTTCTTCTCCAAGGACGACTTCCGTTACGATGCGGCCCGGGATGCCTATATTTGCCCCGGCCAGCAGGTTTTGTCGGCGCGCTACGAGAGCAAGTCTCGCGACAATGTGAAAATCGACTACAGCAACCGCGATGCATGTAAGGCGTGTCACCTGCGCGAACGCTGCACCAAAACCTTCCGCCGCGTCTCACGACTGGAGAACGAAGCCGTTCTCGACCGCATGGCGGCACGGCTTGCTGCCCGGCCCGAAGTCCTCGACCGGCGGCGGGAAAGCGTCGAGCATCCATTCGGCACGATCAAACAGTGGATGAACCAGGGCGCGTTCCTGATGCGCCGGCTGGAGAACGTGCGAGGGGAGTTCAGCCTCACCGCGCTCGCCTATAATATCAAAAGGGCCATCACCATCGTCGGGGTTCCCGGCCTGATCGCCGCCGCGAAGGCATGA
- a CDS encoding GyrI-like domain-containing protein has protein sequence MNGRKHEGFDVIGLSARVSNDEPSGIAALWSQFYQSGQRERVPGAVGSNVYCVYHGYEGDHSAPFTMTIGYRVSDGAACPEGLSRVTIPPQTVAVFEVVGAQPGALISQWQAIWRSDLDRAFVADFDTHDAENQDRVTVSVGVKSL, from the coding sequence ATGAACGGAAGGAAACACGAAGGATTCGACGTGATCGGGCTGTCAGCGCGGGTGAGCAACGACGAACCATCCGGCATCGCGGCGTTGTGGTCCCAATTTTACCAGAGCGGCCAACGCGAGCGGGTTCCGGGCGCGGTCGGTAGCAACGTCTATTGCGTCTATCATGGCTACGAGGGCGATCATTCCGCCCCTTTCACCATGACCATCGGCTATCGTGTGTCCGACGGCGCAGCTTGTCCCGAGGGCCTTTCCCGCGTCACGATACCGCCTCAGACTGTTGCCGTCTTTGAGGTAGTCGGAGCGCAGCCGGGAGCCTTAATTTCCCAGTGGCAAGCTATCTGGCGAAGCGATCTTGATAGGGCGTTCGTTGCGGACTTCGACACCCACGATGCAGAAAATCAGGACCGCGTTACGGTAAGCGTTGGGGTCAAATCTCTATAG
- a CDS encoding VOC family protein, which yields MHIQFAELPVHDQDRAKTFYIDRLGCGVVADQKMGSHGWRWIELKLPGAATNLHFVRRGNDEPSEAPVLVFVADDVGSAVSTLKSRGVKIITEPAPAPYDPSRTVAEFRDSEGNRIVVSS from the coding sequence ATGCACATTCAGTTTGCTGAACTTCCCGTGCACGATCAGGATCGAGCGAAGACGTTCTATATCGACCGCCTCGGTTGCGGCGTGGTCGCCGACCAGAAGATGGGCTCCCATGGCTGGCGCTGGATCGAACTCAAGCTGCCTGGAGCGGCCACCAACCTGCATTTCGTCCGACGCGGCAATGACGAACCGTCCGAGGCGCCCGTTCTGGTGTTCGTGGCCGACGATGTCGGGAGCGCGGTCAGCACCCTCAAATCCAGGGGAGTAAAGATCATTACCGAACCCGCGCCGGCTCCATATGACCCCAGCCGCACGGTTGCCGAGTTTCGTGACAGTGAAGGCAACCGGATCGTCGTCAGCAGCTAG
- a CDS encoding TetR/AcrR family transcriptional regulator: MTALKELSRSERKRREILNAAAEVFLREGYVGASMDEIAALANVSKPTVYKNFASKEALFVEVVTSMTNATSDHVHNRPLPEVEDVAAYLEEYAFRQLTAVLTPQLMQLRRLVIGEVSRFPDLARVLWEYGPQRAMTALAEVFEHLAERGLLSFDDPAVAASRFNWLVMSGPLNRAMLLGDEAIPEPAELRRQAVDGVRIFLAAYGKA; the protein is encoded by the coding sequence ATGACCGCGCTGAAAGAGTTGAGCAGATCTGAACGCAAGCGCCGCGAGATTCTGAATGCCGCTGCCGAGGTGTTCCTGCGAGAGGGATATGTCGGCGCAAGCATGGACGAGATCGCCGCTCTCGCCAACGTTTCCAAGCCGACCGTCTACAAGAACTTCGCCAGCAAGGAGGCGCTGTTCGTGGAGGTCGTCACAAGCATGACCAACGCGACCAGCGACCATGTTCACAACCGGCCCCTGCCTGAGGTCGAAGACGTGGCTGCCTATCTTGAAGAATATGCCTTTCGGCAGCTTACCGCCGTGCTAACCCCACAACTGATGCAACTTCGGCGCCTCGTTATCGGTGAGGTCAGTCGCTTTCCGGACCTGGCCCGGGTTCTTTGGGAGTATGGTCCGCAGCGCGCCATGACGGCGTTGGCGGAGGTCTTCGAGCACCTGGCCGAACGAGGATTATTGTCATTCGACGACCCGGCGGTGGCGGCCTCGCGCTTCAACTGGCTGGTCATGTCCGGACCGCTTAATCGGGCCATGTTGCTTGGCGACGAGGCCATTCCAGAGCCGGCGGAACTGCGTCGGCAGGCCGTTGACGGGGTCAGGATCTTCCTCGCGGCCTACGGCAAGGCGTGA